From Candidatus Ozemobacteraceae bacterium, a single genomic window includes:
- a CDS encoding nucleoside transporter C-terminal domain-containing protein, which translates to MEHFLSLIGIPIQIAICYALSTNRKKINWVLVAAGITLQFVFALLILKTAPGRAFFDFMNTIVNTILNFTGEGAAFVFGPLASAGTEKSIGFIFAFQVLPTIVFFSSFMTLLYHLGIMQRLVYAIALVMQKTMKTSGAESLSAAANIFVGQTEAPLVIKPYVAKMTLSELNCIMVGGMATIAGGVMAAYVGMMREHFPDIAGHLMAASVMSAPAAMVFAKIMVPEDGEPETSGKCELRIEKIDQNVIDAAARGASEGMGLAINVLAMLIAFIALIAMGNHVWGLVCAAATKVSGLDLTKMDTLNELLGYLNMPFAWMMGVPSQDLLVAGQLLGEKTVLNEFVAYAHLGEIVNNGTYLGQAVSLQPRTWVILTYACCGFANFGSIGIQLGGIGGLAPHRRGDLANLGIRALIAGTFASYLTANIAGLLVS; encoded by the coding sequence ATGGAACATTTCCTGAGCCTGATCGGAATCCCGATCCAGATCGCTATCTGCTACGCCCTTTCGACGAACCGGAAAAAGATCAACTGGGTTCTCGTCGCCGCAGGAATCACTCTCCAGTTCGTCTTCGCTCTGCTGATTCTCAAGACGGCTCCGGGCCGTGCGTTCTTTGATTTCATGAACACGATCGTCAACACGATCCTCAACTTCACCGGAGAAGGCGCCGCGTTCGTATTCGGGCCGCTCGCTTCCGCGGGCACCGAGAAGAGCATCGGGTTCATCTTCGCGTTCCAGGTGCTCCCGACGATCGTTTTCTTTTCCTCCTTCATGACGCTCCTGTATCACCTCGGCATCATGCAACGGCTGGTCTACGCCATCGCGCTCGTCATGCAGAAGACGATGAAAACCTCCGGCGCCGAATCGCTGAGCGCGGCCGCCAACATCTTCGTCGGCCAAACGGAAGCCCCGCTCGTCATCAAGCCGTATGTCGCGAAGATGACCCTGTCGGAGCTCAACTGCATCATGGTTGGCGGCATGGCGACCATCGCCGGCGGCGTCATGGCCGCCTACGTCGGCATGATGCGCGAGCATTTTCCCGACATCGCCGGCCACCTGATGGCCGCCTCTGTCATGTCTGCCCCGGCTGCGATGGTGTTCGCGAAGATCATGGTTCCCGAGGACGGCGAGCCCGAAACCTCGGGCAAGTGCGAACTGAGAATCGAAAAAATCGATCAGAACGTGATCGATGCTGCGGCCCGAGGCGCTTCAGAAGGCATGGGTCTCGCCATCAACGTTCTCGCGATGCTGATCGCCTTCATCGCCCTGATCGCGATGGGGAACCACGTCTGGGGCCTTGTTTGCGCCGCGGCCACGAAAGTTTCCGGCCTCGACCTCACGAAGATGGACACCCTCAACGAGCTGCTCGGCTATCTGAACATGCCGTTCGCCTGGATGATGGGCGTTCCCAGTCAGGACCTCCTGGTCGCCGGCCAGCTGCTCGGCGAAAAGACGGTTCTCAACGAGTTCGTCGCTTACGCTCATCTCGGCGAGATCGTCAACAACGGCACGTATCTCGGCCAGGCCGTGTCGCTCCAGCCGCGCACATGGGTCATCCTGACCTACGCCTGCTGCGGCTTCGCCAACTTCGGCTCGATCGGCATCCAGCTGGGCGGCATCGGCGGCCTCGCGCCGCACCGCCGCGGCGACCTGGCGAACCTCGGCATTCGGGCCCTTATCGCAGGCACCTTCGCCAGCTATCTCACAGCCAACATCGCAGGTCTTCTCGTCTCCTAA
- the ychF gene encoding redox-regulated ATPase YchF has translation MKIGLAGLPMSGKTTIFNMATRAQAQVRDFLAQSDEVNTGVIKVPDARLDYLTGIYKPKKTIHATVEFTDIPGVSKDEKGFSSKTLANIRTCDALMLVIRVFGGSDVPHVHNRVDPAADLEELLLEFVFSDLEIVQNKIERAQKELKAGKKPEILREIELMERLKQTLEANRLISSIELSAEDEALMRGFRFLTQKPVMLVGNCSEEQFKNPGDETVKTFGAACAKHGWPSLLIAGKTEMEISGLSPEEEATFLQEYGIAESGRDRLIREAYRVLNYISFLTVGEDEVRAWPIQRATRAQKAAGKIHSDIERGFIRAEVVAYKDFVEKGGMAGVKQAGLMRLEGKEYLVEDGDIINFRFNV, from the coding sequence ATGAAAATCGGACTTGCGGGCCTGCCCATGTCGGGCAAGACCACGATCTTCAACATGGCGACCCGCGCCCAGGCGCAGGTTCGCGACTTCCTCGCCCAGAGCGACGAGGTCAACACCGGCGTCATCAAGGTTCCGGATGCCCGCCTGGACTACCTGACCGGCATCTACAAACCGAAGAAAACGATCCATGCGACCGTCGAGTTCACGGATATCCCCGGCGTCAGCAAGGACGAGAAAGGCTTTTCGAGCAAGACCCTCGCGAACATTCGCACCTGCGACGCGCTGATGCTGGTCATCCGGGTGTTCGGCGGCAGCGACGTGCCGCACGTCCACAACCGGGTCGATCCGGCGGCGGACCTCGAGGAACTGTTGCTCGAGTTCGTGTTTTCCGATCTCGAGATCGTCCAGAACAAGATCGAGCGCGCCCAGAAAGAGCTGAAAGCCGGCAAGAAGCCCGAAATCCTGCGCGAAATCGAGTTGATGGAGCGGCTGAAACAAACCCTCGAAGCCAATCGGCTCATCTCGAGCATCGAACTGTCAGCCGAGGACGAGGCGCTGATGCGCGGCTTCAGATTCCTGACCCAGAAACCGGTCATGCTCGTCGGCAACTGCTCCGAAGAGCAGTTCAAAAACCCCGGCGACGAGACCGTGAAGACATTCGGCGCCGCCTGCGCGAAGCACGGCTGGCCCAGCCTTCTCATCGCCGGCAAAACAGAGATGGAGATCTCCGGCCTTTCCCCCGAGGAAGAGGCCACGTTCCTCCAGGAATACGGCATCGCCGAGTCCGGTCGCGACAGGCTGATCAGGGAAGCATACCGTGTACTGAACTATATTTCATTCCTCACGGTCGGCGAGGACGAAGTTCGCGCCTGGCCGATCCAGCGGGCGACGCGCGCGCAGAAAGCGGCCGGCAAGATCCATTCCGACATCGAACGCGGCTTCATCCGCGCCGAGGTTGTCGCCTACAAGGATTTCGTCGAGAAGGGCGGCATGGCGGGCGTCAAACAGGCCGGCCTGATGCGGCTCGAGGGCAAGGAGTATCTGGTCGAGGACGGTGACATCATCAACTTCCGCTTCAACGTCTGA
- a CDS encoding SpoIIE family protein phosphatase produces MTSSTSASTSDKGPPTPAPSVSPKRVPLQRKLSVGIIVALSVITFFFVMTTALFRDIERFVDLVLTPDIRIARLYERCGNLWSQIDDQLAISLAETSRVDPLIDEELIAKFEGTLAELDGIVTIPARRAEFLKLTRLAASYTRQLAELDRHNRRRGEITRLDAQRRTKAAQAISARTTELAKRFKRMLEDATSTLNSPEFQQSLGNTSSMVTTISKIEKDLQVVEVEIGLYVAKKADSATVPGAAPARINLPDRILKRLQSILGLLNRSLEETNSPLQKRVLGKIHTSIYDFKTSFLDLREMLERPDSEKIEIDDLLSGSLERIDRVFDEGQRLVTSEADAFWFRIHATSTNLVNETKRDFYISFVFLAVALAAGLYILFTFPRRVAEPLQQLKMQVKQFKLGDSYELEPIESDSEEIYSLGESFRNLTRDLSEQAKINKDYLKTIPELTDIFREFEVTRNDHGKGEQEFGNDADRKIRFETAVGKVLSLLRERLPSIGLLKVMVRGNGPANQPGYWRLGEPVMSDEFKRSAEFEPYMASLGAPDSQRLSPSQEFIPESEGLTGGYFEDMKDAKISTDDGSFFRKTYNINSIQDNPLLRKRTYEQGLEGSLHLEPLKPPESDTDEYSRLKQPEYLGVLFVYFPEPDTLLSLQDMSFIKIIADQISALIETDSLLKEKDSKERIEYQLSMAKEIQGNLLPRATPTVPGVRISSVSKSAGEVGGDYYDFFELGPHRLGIVIADVSGKNIPAAIIMTVFKMTLSMMDLAKLSAAGVLEKANEIIQKHITPDRFITAMYVIIDTETGDIELACAGHNPAILARPKGEPKLGIHTAKGIPLGIMDMPYESKTFTMQPGDMLVMYTDGVTEARNPAGEEYEESRLKRFLSDRRAANPAAALLDNVIQFIGDAEQHDDITAVTVEFLGRKT; encoded by the coding sequence GTGACATCATCAACTTCCGCTTCAACGTCTGATAAAGGGCCGCCGACACCGGCTCCGTCCGTTTCTCCAAAACGGGTTCCCCTCCAGCGGAAGCTCTCCGTCGGCATCATCGTAGCCCTTTCGGTCATCACGTTCTTTTTCGTGATGACCACGGCGTTATTTCGCGATATCGAGAGGTTCGTCGACCTGGTTCTGACTCCCGACATCCGGATCGCGCGGCTGTACGAACGATGCGGCAACCTCTGGAGCCAGATCGACGATCAACTCGCCATCAGCCTGGCCGAAACGTCCCGCGTGGATCCCCTGATCGACGAGGAGTTGATCGCGAAGTTCGAGGGGACACTGGCTGAACTCGACGGCATCGTGACGATACCGGCCCGGCGGGCAGAGTTTCTCAAGCTGACGCGGCTCGCAGCCAGCTATACCAGGCAGCTTGCGGAGCTCGACCGGCACAACCGCCGGCGCGGAGAAATCACACGGCTCGACGCCCAGAGGCGCACGAAGGCGGCACAGGCCATCTCCGCCCGCACGACCGAATTGGCGAAACGCTTCAAACGCATGCTGGAAGACGCGACGTCCACCCTCAACAGCCCGGAATTCCAGCAGTCTCTCGGCAACACGTCCTCGATGGTCACGACCATCTCGAAAATTGAGAAGGACCTCCAGGTCGTGGAGGTGGAAATCGGCCTGTATGTCGCGAAAAAGGCGGATTCCGCAACCGTCCCGGGAGCCGCCCCCGCACGCATCAATCTCCCCGATCGCATCCTGAAGCGTCTGCAGTCGATTCTCGGCCTTCTGAACCGCTCGTTGGAGGAAACGAACAGCCCCCTCCAGAAACGGGTTCTCGGAAAAATACATACAAGTATATATGACTTCAAAACCTCGTTTCTCGATCTTCGCGAGATGCTAGAACGCCCCGACAGCGAAAAAATCGAGATCGACGATCTCCTGTCCGGCTCGCTCGAGCGGATCGACCGCGTTTTCGACGAAGGACAACGGCTGGTGACGTCCGAGGCGGATGCGTTCTGGTTCAGGATTCATGCCACGTCCACGAATCTCGTCAACGAAACGAAGCGTGACTTCTATATCAGCTTCGTCTTTCTGGCGGTCGCCCTCGCAGCCGGCCTGTACATTCTGTTCACCTTCCCTCGCCGCGTTGCCGAGCCGCTTCAGCAGTTGAAAATGCAGGTCAAGCAGTTCAAACTGGGTGATTCATACGAACTTGAGCCGATCGAGAGCGACTCGGAGGAAATCTACTCGCTGGGCGAGTCGTTCCGAAATCTTACTCGAGACCTGAGCGAGCAGGCGAAAATCAACAAGGATTATCTGAAGACGATCCCGGAACTGACCGATATCTTCCGCGAATTCGAGGTCACCAGAAACGATCATGGGAAAGGGGAACAGGAGTTCGGCAACGATGCCGATCGGAAGATCCGCTTCGAAACCGCCGTCGGGAAGGTGCTTTCCCTGTTGCGGGAACGGCTTCCGAGCATCGGCCTGCTGAAGGTCATGGTCCGCGGCAACGGTCCCGCGAACCAGCCCGGCTACTGGCGTCTCGGCGAGCCCGTCATGTCGGACGAGTTCAAACGCTCGGCCGAGTTCGAACCGTATATGGCCTCGTTGGGCGCCCCCGACAGTCAGAGACTGTCCCCGTCGCAGGAGTTCATCCCCGAGTCGGAAGGCCTGACGGGCGGGTATTTCGAGGACATGAAAGACGCCAAGATATCGACGGATGACGGCAGCTTCTTCCGGAAGACCTACAACATCAACTCCATCCAGGATAACCCGCTGCTTCGCAAGCGGACGTACGAACAGGGTCTCGAGGGAAGCCTGCACCTCGAGCCGCTCAAGCCGCCCGAGTCGGACACCGACGAATACAGCCGCCTGAAGCAGCCGGAGTATCTCGGCGTGCTGTTCGTGTATTTCCCCGAACCAGACACGCTGCTTTCCCTTCAGGATATGTCCTTCATCAAGATCATCGCCGATCAGATATCGGCGCTCATCGAAACCGACAGCCTGTTGAAGGAAAAGGATTCGAAGGAGCGCATCGAGTACCAACTGTCGATGGCCAAGGAGATTCAGGGCAACCTGCTTCCCCGGGCCACGCCGACCGTGCCGGGCGTGAGGATCAGCAGCGTCAGCAAATCCGCCGGTGAAGTCGGCGGCGATTACTACGACTTTTTCGAACTCGGGCCGCATCGTCTCGGTATCGTCATCGCCGATGTCTCCGGCAAGAATATTCCGGCGGCGATCATCATGACCGTCTTCAAAATGACGCTCTCGATGATGGATCTCGCCAAACTCTCCGCCGCCGGGGTCCTCGAGAAAGCGAACGAGATCATCCAGAAGCACATCACTCCCGACCGGTTCATCACGGCGATGTACGTTATCATTGATACCGAAACCGGCGACATCGAACTCGCGTGCGCGGGTCATAATCCGGCGATTCTCGCCCGGCCGAAGGGGGAGCCCAAGCTCGGCATTCACACGGCAAAAGGAATCCCGCTCGGAATCATGGACATGCCGTACGAATCGAAGACGTTCACGATGCAGCCGGGAGATATGCTGGTCATGTATACGGACGGCGTCACCGAGGCGCGCAATCCCGCAGGGGAGGAATACGAGGAGAGCAGACTGAAGCGATTCCTGTCGGATCGGCGGGCCGCGAACCCGGCAGCGGCGCTGCTGGACAACGTGATTCAATTCATCGGCGATGCCGAGCAGCACGACGACATCACGGCCGTCACGGTTGAGTTCCTTGGGAGAAAAACATGA
- a CDS encoding class I SAM-dependent methyltransferase produces the protein MNSDPELLSRTFWDKAWSRFLRHQGIIAPSAKLIQHMARLVPRNGLVLDLGCGEGRNTIYLARIGFRGVGLDLSKKAVQVVDNNIFEEEVKASCLVGDARALPFGNASLDGILAHHLFDHLDRNGLYAAFSECFRVLKPQAPLLMTVDTFEALRGSRHAIVRDDGSISHVSGPQKGLLVRPLADEDLAYLPEHGWEQLKNEKTPGGSRIAMFRKRPGC, from the coding sequence ATGAATTCTGATCCGGAACTTCTTTCCCGAACATTCTGGGACAAAGCCTGGTCGCGGTTTCTCAGGCACCAGGGAATCATCGCCCCGTCGGCGAAGCTGATCCAGCATATGGCCCGGCTGGTTCCGCGCAACGGGTTGGTCCTCGATCTCGGATGCGGCGAGGGGCGCAACACGATCTATCTCGCTCGGATCGGCTTCCGCGGGGTCGGGCTCGACCTGTCGAAGAAAGCCGTTCAGGTCGTCGACAACAATATTTTCGAGGAGGAAGTGAAGGCGTCGTGCCTCGTGGGCGACGCGCGCGCGCTTCCCTTCGGCAACGCTTCGCTGGATGGCATTCTCGCCCATCACCTGTTCGACCATCTCGACAGGAACGGTCTGTATGCGGCGTTTTCAGAGTGTTTCCGGGTATTGAAGCCCCAGGCTCCGCTGCTGATGACGGTCGATACGTTCGAAGCGCTTCGCGGCAGCCGTCACGCGATCGTCCGCGACGACGGTTCGATCTCGCACGTCAGCGGCCCGCAGAAAGGGCTCCTGGTGCGGCCGCTGGCCGACGAGGATCTCGCGTATCTTCCCGAGCACGGCTGGGAGCAGCTGAAGAACGAAAAGACGCCGGGCGGCAGCAGGATCGCGATGTTCCGGAAACGCCCGGGGTGCTGA
- a CDS encoding diguanylate cyclase codes for MPKSRLSPPSRAPEAQEPEVIVTGIETDAQQQVLRYEYVLKALSDIGDELCRVTSFDAQLKSLLHLLLGTLGVSKGGIFIFDAMSESVSLRCSWKLSKKSAVHTLSSAEAQEIEKQNDPITFAIEEFPFMKGLVADFREDDLNSISILKVREKLIGFLVVGRKLKRETFSEKEISFLTTLSRNISVAINNFLLMADLRDTNKRLDDKIQEVSILYQATQMIASELQLQTLLDMAMSATSEISEVKRGSIWLYDEEHEAFTLRSHLGDTTDIPDTIPLARSGVCQKLFTNKEPIKMMREVAETQKMPEIDEIVFGKSFVIVPIVHQGEFLGAMHMCEKTSGSEFSERDQRLVTVFAVQLGAAVKNAKLYEQAITDGMTRLYLHKYFKQRLFDEVKRAARFNRALALIMIDVDHFKKFNDTYGHQTGDEVLKRVATIMRKAVRTHDLPVRYGGEEFALVLPETDMQGAMAVAERVRRAIEMDSLEAGGKTIKFTASLGVAVFPDSALEMDDLIKAADMALYKSKESGRNRVTQAPQLDPSKPPHTTPPAES; via the coding sequence ATGCCGAAGAGCAGGCTGTCGCCTCCTTCAAGAGCTCCTGAAGCCCAGGAACCGGAAGTCATCGTGACGGGAATCGAGACGGACGCCCAACAACAGGTTCTTCGTTACGAATATGTACTCAAGGCGCTTAGCGACATCGGCGACGAGCTCTGCCGCGTCACGAGTTTCGACGCCCAGCTGAAATCTCTCCTGCATCTGCTTCTCGGCACCCTCGGCGTGAGCAAGGGCGGTATCTTCATTTTCGATGCCATGTCGGAAAGCGTCTCTCTCCGCTGCTCCTGGAAGCTTTCGAAAAAGTCAGCCGTTCATACGCTTTCTTCCGCCGAAGCGCAGGAAATCGAGAAGCAGAACGATCCGATCACTTTTGCGATCGAAGAGTTCCCGTTCATGAAGGGGCTGGTCGCCGACTTTCGTGAAGACGATCTCAACTCGATCTCGATCCTCAAGGTTCGCGAAAAGCTGATCGGCTTCCTGGTCGTCGGGCGCAAGCTCAAGCGCGAGACGTTCTCCGAGAAGGAAATCAGTTTTCTCACGACTCTTTCGAGAAATATATCTGTCGCAATAAATAACTTCCTCCTGATGGCCGATCTGCGCGACACCAATAAGCGCCTCGACGACAAGATCCAGGAAGTCAGCATCCTGTACCAGGCGACTCAGATGATCGCCTCCGAGCTTCAGTTGCAGACGCTGCTCGACATGGCCATGAGCGCGACCTCCGAGATCTCCGAGGTCAAGCGCGGCTCGATCTGGCTGTACGACGAGGAGCACGAGGCGTTCACCCTCCGCAGCCACCTCGGCGACACGACGGACATTCCCGATACGATTCCTCTTGCCCGAAGCGGCGTCTGCCAGAAGCTTTTCACCAACAAAGAGCCGATCAAGATGATGCGGGAAGTGGCCGAGACGCAGAAAATGCCCGAGATCGACGAGATCGTCTTCGGCAAATCCTTCGTGATCGTGCCGATCGTTCACCAGGGCGAGTTCCTCGGCGCGATGCACATGTGTGAAAAGACCTCTGGGAGCGAGTTCTCGGAGCGCGATCAGCGTCTCGTCACCGTCTTCGCCGTCCAGCTCGGGGCCGCCGTCAAGAACGCGAAACTGTACGAGCAGGCCATCACCGACGGCATGACGCGGTTATATCTGCACAAGTATTTCAAACAGCGCCTCTTCGACGAGGTCAAGCGCGCCGCCCGCTTCAACAGGGCTCTCGCCCTGATCATGATCGATGTCGATCATTTCAAGAAGTTCAACGACACCTACGGCCACCAGACCGGCGACGAAGTGCTCAAGCGCGTCGCCACGATCATGCGCAAGGCCGTGAGAACGCACGACCTGCCGGTGCGGTACGGCGGCGAGGAGTTCGCCCTGGTTTTGCCGGAAACCGACATGCAAGGCGCCATGGCCGTCGCCGAGCGCGTGCGCCGCGCCATCGAGATGGATTCCCTCGAGGCCGGCGGCAAGACGATCAAGTTCACGGCCAGCCTCGGCGTTGCCGTGTTTCCCGACTCGGCACTCGAAATGGACGATCTCATCAAGGCCGCGGATATGGCCCTCTATAAATCGAAGGAGAGCGGCCGGAACCGCGTTACGCAGGCTCCGCAGCTCGACCCGTCGAAACCCCCCCACACGACGCCACCCGCCGAATCCTGA
- a CDS encoding STAS domain-containing protein — protein sequence MADEFSLVHQVDGPVLIIRTKGYLNDLGAEQVDTVCSEHLGKDIKKIVINLDQSPLINSIGISILIGVIEAIEEAGGALAFTNLTSTNRKTFEMMGLLQFAQAFDAEEQAVASFKSS from the coding sequence ATGGCAGACGAATTTTCCTTGGTTCATCAGGTGGACGGACCCGTTCTGATCATCCGCACAAAAGGGTATCTGAACGACCTCGGTGCCGAGCAGGTCGATACCGTGTGTTCCGAGCATCTGGGCAAGGACATCAAGAAAATCGTCATCAACCTCGATCAATCGCCGCTCATCAACAGCATCGGCATCTCGATCCTGATCGGCGTCATCGAGGCAATCGAAGAGGCTGGCGGAGCGCTCGCTTTCACGAATCTGACGTCGACGAACCGCAAGACGTTCGAGATGATGGGCCTGCTCCAGTTCGCGCAAGCTTTCGATGCCGAAGAGCAGGCTGTCGCCTCCTTCAAGAGCTCCTGA
- a CDS encoding transketolase, whose protein sequence is MSRNTGPLIKELKHRAARIRLLSLQTTAKAGSGHPTSCCSAADLLSVLFFHTMRYDPAHPESHANDRLVMSKGHAAPALYAAWCEAGFLKEADLFTLRQMNSPIEGHPMPCLPFVDVATGSLGQGLSVGLGIALQQSRVLKSDARTYVLLGDGEMAEGSVWEAFALAAHLKMDNITAIVDVNRLGQSQATMHGHDMNAYARKIESFGWEALEVDGHDFEELLTAFDRAVKVSGKPVCILARTFKGHGVAAMENKDGWHGKPMKPGAELDAACADVSNDIMKSPPAPVIHKPSPAKGTIPGGPVAPHIPPAPYQAGAKVATRQAVGDALVALGDADSRIWVIDGDTQNSTFAEKFTQKFPDRSVECFIAEQNMAGISAGLAARGLIPFACTFGAFLARAFDQIRMAALSGLKVKFLGTHAGISIGEDGPSQMALEDIASFRTLPNGAVLYPSDAVSAYHCIAELARHNGPGYVRLSRPATALLYKADESFPLGELKIVRPSKAPKLTVVSAGVILHEVLKALDTLPNGNQVQVVDLYCVKPFPTEKMIEALNASGGRIAVFEEHAREGGIGEAIASGLAGRIRDWKHVAVTSVPRSGPPEALLDSFGLSSAKIAATISGLLS, encoded by the coding sequence ATGAGCCGCAATACAGGGCCACTCATCAAGGAATTGAAGCACAGGGCAGCAAGAATCCGCTTGCTGTCGCTCCAGACGACTGCCAAGGCAGGCTCCGGCCACCCGACGTCCTGCTGTTCGGCCGCCGATCTGCTATCGGTCCTTTTCTTTCACACGATGCGCTACGATCCGGCGCATCCCGAGTCGCACGCCAACGATCGCCTGGTCATGTCGAAGGGTCACGCGGCCCCGGCGTTGTATGCAGCCTGGTGCGAAGCCGGCTTTCTCAAGGAAGCGGACCTGTTCACGCTCCGCCAGATGAACTCCCCGATCGAAGGGCATCCGATGCCCTGCCTGCCGTTCGTCGATGTCGCCACCGGCTCCCTCGGCCAGGGGCTGTCGGTTGGTCTCGGCATCGCCCTCCAGCAGTCACGCGTGCTCAAGAGCGACGCGCGCACCTACGTTCTGCTTGGCGACGGCGAAATGGCCGAAGGCTCTGTCTGGGAAGCCTTCGCCCTCGCCGCCCACCTCAAGATGGATAACATCACCGCGATCGTCGACGTGAACCGCCTCGGCCAGAGCCAGGCGACGATGCACGGACACGACATGAACGCCTACGCCCGCAAGATCGAGTCCTTCGGCTGGGAAGCGCTGGAAGTCGACGGTCACGATTTCGAGGAGCTCCTCACCGCATTCGACCGCGCCGTGAAGGTCTCGGGGAAACCCGTCTGCATTCTCGCCCGCACCTTCAAGGGCCACGGCGTCGCCGCGATGGAGAACAAAGACGGCTGGCACGGCAAGCCCATGAAACCGGGCGCCGAGCTTGACGCCGCCTGCGCGGACGTCTCGAACGACATCATGAAAAGCCCGCCAGCCCCGGTCATCCACAAGCCGTCCCCGGCGAAGGGCACCATCCCGGGCGGCCCGGTCGCCCCGCATATCCCGCCGGCCCCCTACCAGGCCGGTGCGAAGGTCGCCACACGCCAGGCCGTCGGCGATGCGCTCGTCGCGCTCGGCGACGCCGATTCCCGGATCTGGGTCATCGACGGCGACACGCAGAACTCGACGTTCGCGGAAAAGTTCACCCAGAAGTTCCCCGACCGCTCGGTCGAGTGCTTCATCGCCGAGCAGAACATGGCAGGCATCTCGGCCGGCCTCGCAGCTCGCGGCCTGATCCCGTTCGCCTGCACGTTCGGGGCATTCCTGGCCCGCGCCTTCGACCAGATCCGCATGGCGGCCCTTTCCGGTCTGAAGGTGAAATTCCTCGGAACCCACGCGGGCATCTCGATCGGCGAAGACGGCCCGTCGCAGATGGCGCTCGAAGACATCGCCTCGTTCCGCACGCTTCCGAACGGTGCGGTGCTCTATCCCTCCGACGCGGTTTCGGCCTACCACTGCATCGCCGAGCTCGCCCGCCACAACGGCCCTGGCTACGTGCGCCTCTCCCGCCCCGCCACGGCCCTGCTTTACAAGGCCGACGAAAGCTTCCCCCTGGGCGAACTGAAGATCGTGCGACCGTCCAAAGCGCCGAAACTGACCGTCGTTTCCGCCGGCGTCATTCTGCACGAAGTCCTCAAGGCCCTCGACACACTCCCGAACGGGAACCAGGTGCAGGTGGTCGACCTGTACTGCGTGAAACCCTTCCCGACCGAGAAGATGATCGAAGCGCTCAACGCTTCGGGCGGCCGCATCGCGGTGTTCGAGGAACACGCTCGCGAAGGCGGCATCGGCGAAGCGATCGCGAGCGGCCTCGCAGGCCGGATTCGCGACTGGAAGCACGTCGCCGTGACCAGCGTGCCCCGCTCGGGACCGCCGGAAGCGCTTCTCGACTCGTTCGGCCTCTCTTCCGCGAAGATCGCCGCAACGATTTCCGGACTTCTCTCCTGA
- the udk gene encoding uridine kinase produces the protein MTEIYVIGISGLSGSGKSSVSKAIAKRFPGKVSILEHDMYYRAKSQQTIKNYDHPDALETDLLIKHIYQLKDGKSIERPIYDFKTSDRLKETVTIKPHPILVVEGLLLFCIAELMPLCDLRIFVDVPLDVAIIRRLKRDHIERGRTVQSIIAQYESTVRDAAISLVQPSRYVADLIIPHGSNNQVGLEVLYGKINDLLHNAKPPAHDMARTVGNKDFEV, from the coding sequence GTGACGGAAATCTATGTCATCGGCATTTCAGGCCTCTCGGGATCCGGCAAGAGCAGCGTATCGAAAGCGATCGCGAAGCGGTTTCCCGGCAAGGTGTCGATTCTCGAGCATGACATGTATTACCGCGCGAAATCGCAGCAGACGATCAAGAATTACGATCATCCGGACGCGCTCGAAACGGATCTGCTGATCAAACACATCTACCAACTCAAGGACGGCAAATCGATCGAACGACCCATCTACGATTTCAAGACCTCGGACCGCCTGAAGGAAACCGTCACGATCAAGCCGCATCCGATCCTGGTCGTCGAGGGGCTGCTCCTTTTCTGCATCGCTGAGCTGATGCCGCTCTGCGATTTGCGGATTTTCGTCGACGTGCCGCTCGACGTCGCCATCATCCGGCGCCTCAAGCGGGACCATATCGAACGAGGCCGGACGGTGCAGAGCATCATCGCCCAGTATGAGAGCACGGTACGCGATGCGGCAATCAGCCTCGTCCAGCCGTCGCGCTACGTCGCCGACCTCATCATCCCGCACGGCTCGAACAACCAGGTCGGCCTCGAGGTGCTGTACGGCAAGATCAACGACCTGCTCCACAACGCGAAACCGCCCGCGCACGACATGGCGCGGACGGTCGGCAACAAGGATTTCGAGGTCTGA